Proteins encoded within one genomic window of Salipaludibacillus agaradhaerens:
- the secY gene encoding preprotein translocase subunit SecY, translated as MFQSIGNMFKVKDLREKIFFTLSLLVVFRIGAHIPAPGVNADVLNFEGLGALGFLNAFGGGALENFSIFATGIMPYITASIIVQLLRMDVVPKFSEWSKQGEAGRKKLAQVTRYGTIVIAFVQAIGLSIGFNNIMPGLVPNPSVTTYLTIALVLTAGTAFLLWLGEQITAKGVGNGISIMIFAGIASGIPNGVMQLYTIYLADAGDRLFINVITVLLILLAILCLVVGVIFVQQAIRKIPIQYAKKLIAGGRPTGGESSHLPIKVNAAGVIPVIFAMALFIFPSTIAGIVGEQNPIAHWVIEVFDYTHPAGMAIYVLLIIAFSYFYTMVQMNPEQMADNLRKQNGFIPGVRPGKATEKFIVKVLYRLTFVGSIFLATIAILPILFAQVAGLPPAVQIGGTGLLIVVGVALDTMKQIESQLIDRKYTGFLKKSS; from the coding sequence ATGTTTCAATCTATTGGAAATATGTTCAAAGTAAAAGATTTGCGTGAAAAGATCTTCTTTACCTTGTCTCTATTAGTTGTGTTTCGTATTGGAGCCCATATTCCTGCTCCGGGAGTAAACGCAGACGTATTAAATTTTGAAGGATTGGGAGCTCTTGGGTTTTTAAACGCGTTTGGTGGAGGGGCTTTAGAGAACTTCTCAATTTTTGCTACTGGTATTATGCCTTACATTACAGCGTCGATCATTGTACAGCTGTTACGTATGGATGTTGTTCCAAAGTTTTCTGAATGGTCGAAACAGGGCGAAGCAGGCAGGAAGAAGCTTGCACAAGTGACTCGCTACGGTACGATTGTCATTGCATTTGTACAAGCAATCGGTTTATCAATCGGATTTAATAATATTATGCCAGGACTTGTACCTAACCCATCGGTAACCACATATTTAACGATTGCTCTCGTATTAACAGCAGGTACCGCTTTTTTACTCTGGCTCGGCGAACAAATCACCGCTAAAGGGGTAGGAAACGGGATCTCCATTATGATTTTTGCTGGAATTGCATCTGGCATCCCTAATGGCGTGATGCAGCTATATACTATTTATCTTGCTGATGCTGGAGATAGACTATTTATAAATGTCATCACAGTTCTTCTTATTTTACTTGCGATTCTTTGTCTTGTTGTCGGCGTTATTTTCGTCCAGCAAGCCATTAGAAAAATACCTATACAATATGCGAAAAAGTTGATTGCTGGTGGGAGGCCCACTGGCGGTGAATCCTCGCATTTACCGATAAAAGTGAATGCTGCTGGGGTGATCCCTGTTATATTTGCAATGGCCTTGTTCATTTTTCCTTCTACTATTGCAGGAATTGTGGGTGAGCAAAATCCCATTGCTCACTGGGTGATTGAAGTGTTTGATTACACGCATCCAGCAGGTATGGCGATCTATGTTCTGCTTATCATTGCCTTTTCTTATTTCTATACGATGGTTCAGATGAATCCAGAGCAGATGGCTGATAATTTGAGAAAGCAAAATGGATTTATTCCTGGTGTGAGACCAGGAAAAGCGACGGAAAAATTTATTGTGAAAGTACTATACCGACTTACCTTCGTGGGATCTATCTTCCTTGCCACGATTGCTATATTACCGATCTTGTTTGCTCAAGTAGCTGGTTTACCTCCGGCAGTTCAAATAGGAGGAACAGGGTTGTTAATCGTGGTAGGGGTAGCGCTTGATACGATGAAACAAATTGAAAGCCAGCTTATTGATCGAAAGTATACGGGCTTTTTAAAGAAAAGTTCATAA
- a CDS encoding methyltransferase family protein, with protein sequence MRRIFPHHTLTTVVFSLSLFLCYLLKDTSSAQEGSFIKWIGISVFLYGGIIRCWTYRLMYIHSRHFHLPLYERPLYTRGPYRHHRHPLHTSLFLMTLGSGLLISNHWLAAPLMFLLIGSALHPIMREEEQFLAQKYGDIYACWCKHRFRLLPFFY encoded by the coding sequence ATGAGACGCATATTTCCCCATCACACACTCACTACTGTTGTATTTAGTCTATCTCTTTTCTTATGTTATTTACTCAAAGACACATCCTCTGCTCAAGAAGGGTCATTTATAAAATGGATTGGGATCAGTGTGTTCTTATATGGCGGCATTATCCGTTGTTGGACGTATAGATTAATGTACATCCATAGCAGGCATTTTCACTTACCTCTTTATGAACGTCCACTATACACACGCGGCCCATACCGTCACCATCGTCATCCACTTCATACTAGTCTATTTCTCATGACACTAGGGAGCGGTTTATTAATTAGTAATCATTGGTTAGCAGCACCATTAATGTTTTTGTTAATCGGAAGTGCTCTCCATCCTATTATGCGTGAAGAAGAACAATTCTTAGCACAAAAATATGGAGATATTTACGCCTGTTGGTGTAAACATCGATTCAGATTACTTCCATTTTTCTACTAA
- a CDS encoding spore coat protein, with translation MNQQQPQAGSQQQSKIQNPKTQVPETPQMNDRDYINDILATEKYMTSSYSTAMNEASHEALYTDIETICTESQRCQRELFNLMFEKGWYSFEASDTQKLDQSYQQYQGYSTQFPY, from the coding sequence ATGAATCAACAACAACCACAAGCAGGTAGTCAACAGCAATCTAAAATTCAGAACCCGAAAACACAAGTTCCTGAAACACCTCAAATGAACGATAGAGATTATATTAATGACATTCTAGCAACCGAAAAGTATATGACTAGCTCGTATTCTACAGCGATGAATGAAGCTAGTCATGAAGCCCTCTACACAGATATTGAGACTATTTGCACAGAATCTCAGCGATGTCAACGTGAACTATTTAATCTGATGTTTGAAAAAGGCTGGTATAGCTTTGAAGCCAGTGACACACAAAAATTAGATCAATCCTATCAACAATACCAAGGCTACTCCACTCAGTTCCCATATTAA
- a CDS encoding 3-hydroxyacyl-CoA dehydrogenase/enoyl-CoA hydratase family protein, with the protein MSRTIKKVAVLGSGIMGSAIAAHLANIGIPSLLLDILPKELSEHEQKQGLTLNDKPVRNRLAAMSIQQLKKQKPAPLAKRSNVDLIEAGNMADDMPRLSEVDWVIEVVTENLEVKKEVFATVDKYRRKGTVVSSNTSGISIEAMAEERSDDFKHHFLGTHFFNPPRYLKLLELIRTKDTSDEIFEYMKQFAENTLGKGVVEAKDTPNFIANRIGTYGLLVTVREMEARGYSVGEVDSVTGPALGRPKSATFRTLDVVGLDTFLHVAKNVYDQVEGKEKDIFDPPAFMKDMAHKKMLGSKTGQGFYYKEKSETGSAILELNYKKMTYEPRQKLSAPSVEKSKQAKGTSAKMKALVYADDRAGELVWSVLKPTLLYAAEKYGEVAESLYDIDQAMKWGFGWDLGPFETWDAIGVEESVNRMKEEGETVPSWIEAMLEKGFTHFYQDKHAYYHQGEYKEIKFNSKVIHLATLKDNDRVIMKNTGAALIDIGDDVACLEFTSKNNSIGLDVLQMINKSIDEVEKNYQGLVINNQGKNFCVGANLMMILMEAQDMNFSEIDLVVRHFQKAMTAIRYSAKPVVSAPFAMTLGGGTEICLPSARIQASMETYMGLVETGVGLIPGGGGNKELYLRQIDRLPQGANIDYQAIANNVFETIAMAKVSTSAQEAAEYGFIRPQDGISINSDHLLHDAKESVRHLAAQGYRPPTRKKIRVVGEPGYATMLLGAKSMKFSGLLSDHDMKIAEKLAFVIAGGRVPKGTEVDEDYLLDIEREAFLSLTGEPKTQQRMQHMLTKGKPLRN; encoded by the coding sequence ATGTCACGAACTATTAAAAAAGTCGCTGTATTGGGATCAGGAATCATGGGATCAGCTATTGCTGCTCATTTAGCCAATATTGGCATACCATCATTATTACTTGATATTTTGCCAAAAGAGCTATCTGAGCATGAACAGAAACAGGGCTTGACACTTAATGACAAACCGGTTAGAAATCGGTTAGCCGCTATGTCCATTCAACAGTTGAAAAAACAAAAGCCTGCACCATTAGCTAAACGCAGTAACGTAGATTTAATTGAAGCTGGAAACATGGCTGATGACATGCCACGCCTTTCAGAAGTTGACTGGGTTATTGAAGTCGTCACTGAAAACCTTGAAGTAAAAAAAGAGGTGTTCGCAACAGTTGATAAATACAGGAGAAAAGGGACAGTGGTCAGTTCAAATACGTCAGGAATTTCGATCGAAGCCATGGCAGAAGAACGATCAGACGATTTTAAACATCACTTTTTAGGCACACATTTCTTTAATCCTCCAAGGTATTTGAAGCTACTTGAATTAATTCGTACAAAAGATACGTCAGATGAAATCTTTGAATATATGAAACAATTCGCAGAAAACACCTTAGGGAAAGGGGTTGTGGAAGCGAAGGATACGCCTAACTTTATTGCTAATAGGATTGGTACTTATGGGCTGTTAGTGACAGTACGAGAGATGGAAGCCCGTGGTTACAGTGTTGGAGAAGTTGACTCTGTCACAGGGCCTGCTCTTGGCCGACCTAAGAGTGCTACGTTTAGAACCTTGGATGTGGTAGGGCTAGATACATTCCTGCATGTGGCGAAAAATGTCTATGATCAGGTAGAAGGCAAGGAAAAGGACATATTTGATCCACCTGCATTCATGAAAGATATGGCACATAAAAAAATGCTTGGGAGTAAAACAGGACAAGGATTTTATTATAAGGAAAAAAGTGAAACAGGCAGTGCTATTCTAGAACTAAATTATAAAAAAATGACATATGAGCCAAGACAAAAATTATCTGCACCCTCTGTGGAAAAGAGTAAACAGGCTAAAGGCACATCCGCTAAAATGAAAGCGCTTGTATATGCTGATGATCGGGCTGGAGAACTCGTTTGGAGCGTACTAAAACCAACACTCCTTTATGCAGCTGAAAAATATGGTGAAGTGGCTGAGTCACTATATGATATTGATCAAGCGATGAAATGGGGTTTTGGCTGGGATTTAGGACCGTTTGAGACATGGGATGCTATAGGGGTTGAAGAATCTGTTAATCGAATGAAAGAAGAAGGAGAAACAGTGCCTTCATGGATTGAGGCGATGCTTGAAAAAGGATTCACTCACTTTTATCAAGATAAACATGCTTACTACCATCAAGGAGAGTACAAAGAAATAAAGTTTAATTCAAAAGTCATTCACCTCGCTACTCTTAAGGACAATGACCGTGTCATTATGAAAAATACCGGTGCTGCTTTGATTGATATAGGTGATGATGTAGCGTGTCTTGAATTTACTTCAAAAAATAATTCAATTGGCCTTGATGTTTTACAAATGATTAATAAATCAATTGATGAAGTAGAGAAGAATTATCAAGGGCTCGTCATTAATAATCAAGGTAAAAACTTTTGTGTCGGTGCCAACCTTATGATGATTTTAATGGAAGCGCAAGACATGAACTTTTCAGAAATAGACCTCGTTGTGCGTCATTTCCAAAAAGCGATGACAGCCATTCGCTACTCGGCTAAACCCGTTGTGAGTGCTCCTTTTGCTATGACACTGGGCGGGGGAACGGAGATTTGTCTACCATCGGCACGTATTCAGGCTTCAATGGAAACGTATATGGGGTTAGTAGAGACAGGTGTGGGGCTGATTCCAGGAGGTGGTGGTAATAAAGAACTTTACCTCAGACAAATTGATCGATTGCCGCAAGGAGCAAACATTGACTATCAAGCGATTGCAAATAACGTCTTTGAGACGATCGCAATGGCAAAGGTGAGTACCAGTGCGCAGGAAGCTGCTGAATATGGGTTTATTAGGCCACAGGATGGTATCAGTATTAATAGCGATCATCTTTTACATGATGCTAAAGAAAGTGTCCGCCATTTGGCCGCTCAAGGGTATCGCCCACCAACACGTAAGAAAATAAGAGTCGTTGGAGAACCAGGCTATGCCACAATGCTTCTTGGAGCAAAATCGATGAAATTCAGTGGGCTTTTATCAGACCACGATATGAAAATTGCAGAAAAGTTAGCTTTCGTTATTGCTGGCGGTCGTGTACCGAAAGGCACTGAAGTGGATGAAGACTATCTATTAGATATAGAACGAGAAGCATTTTTAAGTTTAACTGGAGAGCCAAAGACACAACAACGAATGCAACATATGCTGACGAAAGGGAAGCCGTTACGCAATTAA
- a CDS encoding acetyl-CoA C-acetyltransferase, with protein MKDAVIVTGARTPVGKAKKGSFAAVRPDDLAAITIRETLKRANDFSPERIDDVIVGCAMPEAEQGMNMARFASVLAGLPEQVPAITINRYCSSGLQSIAYAAERIMLGHAEAIIAGGAESMSLIPMGGHVIAPNLRLVENAPEYYMGMGHTAEEVAKRFNISRDDQDAFAVESHKRAAKAREEGKFSDEIVPVPVTLRAVDDKNTLSEKEVIIQEDEGIREQTTVEALAALKPAFLPKGGTVTAGNASQMSDGAASVLVMDHETAMAEGLAPIAKFRSFAVAGVAPDIMGIGPVEAIPKAVKLAGLKLSDIGLFELNEAFASQSLQVIRELKLDYDRVNVNGGAIALGHPLGCTGTKLTLTLLHEMKRRQEQFGVVTMCIGGGMGAAGVFELL; from the coding sequence TTGAAAGATGCAGTGATTGTAACAGGTGCAAGAACACCTGTAGGGAAAGCGAAAAAAGGAAGTTTCGCCGCAGTTAGGCCAGATGACCTCGCGGCTATTACCATAAGGGAAACGTTAAAGCGGGCCAATGATTTTTCACCAGAAAGAATCGATGATGTGATAGTTGGGTGTGCGATGCCAGAGGCAGAACAAGGAATGAATATGGCCCGTTTTGCATCCGTACTTGCCGGTCTCCCTGAACAAGTGCCAGCCATCACGATTAATCGTTATTGTTCATCCGGTTTACAAAGTATTGCATACGCAGCAGAAAGAATTATGCTTGGCCACGCGGAAGCCATTATTGCTGGGGGAGCAGAATCTATGAGTCTTATTCCCATGGGAGGGCATGTGATTGCGCCTAATCTAAGACTCGTTGAAAACGCTCCTGAATATTACATGGGAATGGGGCATACAGCAGAAGAGGTGGCTAAACGCTTTAACATTAGTCGCGATGACCAAGATGCATTTGCAGTAGAAAGTCATAAGCGTGCGGCTAAAGCTCGTGAAGAAGGGAAATTTTCTGATGAAATCGTCCCAGTTCCTGTTACGTTAAGAGCTGTGGATGATAAGAACACATTAAGTGAAAAAGAAGTGATTATTCAAGAAGATGAAGGGATTCGTGAACAAACAACGGTGGAAGCATTAGCAGCATTAAAACCAGCCTTTCTACCAAAGGGAGGAACTGTGACAGCAGGAAATGCTTCACAAATGAGTGATGGTGCGGCGTCGGTTCTCGTCATGGATCATGAGACAGCGATGGCGGAAGGCTTGGCGCCTATAGCGAAGTTTCGCTCATTTGCTGTAGCAGGTGTAGCGCCAGATATTATGGGGATAGGACCAGTAGAAGCTATTCCAAAAGCCGTCAAATTAGCAGGACTTAAGCTCTCGGACATAGGATTATTTGAGCTTAATGAGGCATTTGCTTCCCAGTCTCTACAAGTGATAAGAGAATTAAAACTTGATTATGACAGAGTGAATGTCAATGGCGGGGCAATTGCTCTTGGGCACCCACTCGGTTGTACGGGCACAAAATTGACATTAACCCTTTTGCACGAAATGAAACGAAGACAAGAACAATTTGGTGTTGTAACGATGTGTATTGGAGGCGGAATGGGAGCTGCTGGCGTGTTTGAGCTACTATAG
- a CDS encoding acyl-CoA dehydrogenase family protein — translation METADKTLKGGSFLLDDTSADHIFTPEDFTDEHLMIAKTTEDFVKEKVVPEVEFIENHEFDRSVRLLKEAGELGLLGADVPEQYGGIGLDKISSTLITEKFAIAGAFSLTHGAHVGIGTLPIVFFGTETQKKTYLPGLATGEAIAAYALTEPSSGSDALSAKTTAVLNEAGTHYVLNGEKQWITNAGFAEIFIVYAKVDGEHFTAFIVEKDYEGVSTGTEEKKMGIKGSSTRTLILNEALVPKENVLGEIGKGHVIAFNILNIGRYKLGVGCVGSAKRAIEVSAAYANERKQFKVPIAKFTLIQKKLAEMAAKTYAAESTIYRTGGLIDAAFAQLSEEDQQDGAKVGKAISDYAIECSLNKFFCSEVLDFVVDEAVQIHGGYGFMAEYEVESMYRNSRINRIFEGTNEINRMLVPATLMRKAMKGELALLEKARGLQEELMMMMPEEVGDEPLEQEKYLLANAKKIALMIAGTAAQTYGDKLQKEQELLSNVADLVNEVFNIESCILRTEKGIESKGLEKSNQKLLMTQIYTQEAFNHIEAIAKESLVALEEGDNLRTMLSILKKLTRHTPINIIEKKRTLAAKILEQEKYVV, via the coding sequence ATGGAAACGGCAGATAAAACGTTAAAAGGCGGTAGTTTTCTGTTAGATGATACGTCCGCAGATCACATTTTTACACCAGAGGACTTTACTGATGAACATCTCATGATTGCAAAAACAACAGAAGATTTTGTTAAAGAGAAAGTCGTGCCGGAAGTCGAATTTATCGAAAATCATGAATTTGACCGATCTGTCAGGCTGTTAAAGGAAGCAGGAGAACTGGGGCTCCTTGGAGCGGATGTTCCTGAGCAATATGGCGGTATTGGGCTTGATAAAATAAGTTCAACGCTCATTACCGAAAAATTCGCTATTGCAGGGGCTTTTTCATTAACGCATGGGGCACATGTGGGAATTGGAACTCTTCCCATTGTGTTTTTCGGCACAGAAACACAAAAGAAAACGTATCTACCAGGGTTAGCTACAGGAGAGGCGATCGCTGCTTATGCGTTAACTGAACCGAGCTCCGGCTCTGATGCTTTAAGTGCAAAAACAACAGCCGTTTTAAATGAGGCAGGAACGCATTACGTGTTAAACGGAGAAAAACAATGGATTACAAATGCCGGATTTGCTGAGATTTTTATCGTTTATGCCAAAGTAGACGGAGAACATTTTACCGCATTTATTGTTGAAAAAGACTATGAAGGCGTATCGACAGGAACAGAAGAAAAGAAGATGGGGATTAAAGGGTCTTCCACGAGAACATTAATTCTTAACGAGGCACTTGTGCCGAAGGAGAATGTATTAGGTGAAATAGGAAAAGGCCATGTCATTGCCTTTAATATTCTTAATATTGGGCGTTATAAATTAGGTGTTGGTTGTGTAGGAAGTGCGAAAAGAGCAATTGAAGTATCGGCAGCTTATGCTAATGAACGTAAGCAATTCAAAGTACCGATCGCTAAGTTTACACTCATTCAAAAGAAGCTGGCAGAAATGGCAGCGAAGACGTATGCAGCTGAGAGTACGATTTATCGAACGGGTGGACTCATAGATGCTGCCTTTGCCCAGTTGTCTGAAGAAGACCAACAAGACGGAGCAAAAGTGGGTAAAGCGATAAGTGATTATGCAATAGAATGTTCCTTAAATAAATTCTTCTGTTCTGAAGTTCTTGATTTTGTAGTGGATGAAGCTGTTCAAATACATGGAGGCTACGGATTTATGGCTGAATATGAAGTAGAGTCTATGTATCGAAATTCACGAATTAATCGAATATTTGAAGGAACAAACGAAATTAATCGTATGTTAGTGCCGGCAACCCTTATGCGTAAAGCGATGAAAGGGGAACTTGCTTTACTTGAAAAAGCAAGAGGTTTACAGGAAGAGCTCATGATGATGATGCCAGAAGAGGTGGGAGATGAACCACTAGAGCAAGAGAAATATTTACTAGCAAATGCTAAGAAAATCGCTTTAATGATAGCGGGGACTGCTGCTCAAACATATGGTGATAAGTTACAAAAGGAACAAGAACTTCTAAGTAATGTGGCAGATCTTGTTAATGAAGTTTTTAATATAGAATCATGTATTCTTAGAACTGAAAAAGGGATTGAAAGCAAAGGATTAGAGAAATCTAATCAAAAGCTACTTATGACACAAATTTATACACAGGAAGCTTTCAACCATATTGAAGCCATTGCTAAAGAATCTCTTGTCGCTTTAGAAGAGGGCGATAACTTACGGACCATGTTATCTATCTTGAAAAAATTAACAAGGCATACGCCGATTAATATAATTGAGAAAAAGCGGACTTTAGCTGCAAAAATCTTAGAGCAAGAAAAATATGTCGTTTAA
- a CDS encoding arsenate reductase family protein has product MSITFYHYPKCGTCRKAKAWLDNEDITYNAIHIVESPPSKDELQEMYEKSGLELKKFFNTSGKKYRELGLKDKVKTASDDELLDILASDGMLIKRPLTTDGERVTVGFNEETFTQTWKK; this is encoded by the coding sequence ATGAGCATCACATTTTATCATTACCCTAAGTGTGGGACATGCCGTAAAGCGAAGGCGTGGTTAGATAACGAGGATATTACCTACAATGCCATCCATATTGTAGAAAGTCCTCCTTCTAAAGATGAATTACAGGAAATGTATGAAAAAAGTGGGCTAGAACTGAAAAAGTTTTTTAACACAAGTGGTAAAAAATACCGTGAGCTTGGTTTGAAAGACAAAGTAAAAACAGCTTCTGACGATGAATTGTTAGATATTCTCGCTTCAGATGGTATGCTGATTAAGCGTCCACTCACAACAGATGGAGAGCGAGTGACAGTTGGCTTTAACGAAGAGACTTTTACACAAACGTGGAAAAAATAA
- the gcvH gene encoding glycine cleavage system protein GcvH: MDLPKELKYSEEHEWVKEEGGKVRIGITDFAQSELGDIVFVELPEVGDELEADEPFGSVESVKTVSELYAPISGKVVEVNEELDDSPEFVNESPYEKAWMVVVEPSDKSEIDNLMDAEAYEEMTKED, encoded by the coding sequence ATGGATTTGCCAAAAGAATTAAAGTATTCAGAAGAACATGAATGGGTGAAAGAAGAAGGCGGGAAAGTAAGAATTGGGATTACGGACTTTGCACAATCAGAGCTAGGTGATATTGTATTTGTTGAATTACCAGAAGTTGGCGACGAATTAGAAGCAGACGAGCCCTTTGGTAGTGTTGAATCAGTCAAAACAGTATCAGAGCTTTATGCTCCAATCAGTGGTAAAGTAGTGGAAGTAAACGAAGAGCTTGATGATTCTCCTGAATTTGTAAACGAATCTCCATATGAAAAAGCTTGGATGGTTGTTGTGGAGCCATCTGATAAATCGGAAATAGATAATCTGATGGATGCAGAAGCTTACGAAGAAATGACGAAAGAAGATTAA
- a CDS encoding DUF2553 family protein, translated as MTNHNEDNIGEGQLSQDTIMGQDELVDISSDIEKKPEEDGETALFYQTEKIGKVKQSGHSYNYEMADGFEFKNEKFYKHTQNKKKEYPQSYVEGCDMGWC; from the coding sequence ATGACGAATCATAATGAAGATAATATCGGTGAAGGACAATTATCGCAGGATACAATCATGGGTCAAGATGAATTGGTCGATATTTCATCTGATATAGAAAAGAAACCAGAAGAAGATGGGGAAACAGCACTATTTTATCAAACTGAAAAAATTGGCAAAGTAAAACAAAGTGGCCATAGTTATAACTATGAAATGGCAGATGGCTTTGAATTCAAGAATGAGAAATTTTATAAACATACTCAAAATAAGAAAAAGGAGTATCCTCAGTCATATGTTGAGGGGTGTGATATGGGGTGGTGTTAA
- a CDS encoding SCP2 sterol-binding domain-containing protein gives METLLYSAINDMSQQEQASQLLKKYDIKVKLTCEGRVWYLDFQQSAVNVIQAVEEHEVAVFISGDEEVITHLLKGEDFLLAMSKRGDLIADGALKYLLWLEALFYLYYPKNHIN, from the coding sequence ATGGAAACTTTGCTGTATTCAGCTATAAATGATATGAGTCAACAGGAGCAAGCGTCACAACTACTAAAAAAATATGATATTAAAGTGAAACTAACATGTGAAGGGCGTGTGTGGTACTTAGATTTTCAACAAAGTGCTGTCAACGTTATACAAGCGGTGGAAGAGCATGAAGTAGCCGTTTTTATTAGTGGTGATGAGGAAGTTATTACACATCTTTTAAAAGGAGAAGACTTTTTATTGGCAATGTCGAAAAGGGGAGACCTAATAGCAGATGGTGCATTAAAATATTTACTTTGGCTTGAGGCCCTTTTTTACCTCTACTACCCAAAAAATCACATTAATTGA
- a CDS encoding methionine ABC transporter ATP-binding protein, whose product MISLQKIAKTFQTKDGDVTAVDHVDLTVDEGEIFGIIGYSGAGKSTLIRLLNMLETPSSGDITVAGKNMTTLTKKELRKARQEIGMIFQHFNLLWSRTVEENIAFPLEIKGVSKGEKKKRVQELITLVGLEGRGGSYPAQLSGGQKQRVGIARALATNPKVLLCDEATSALDPKTTDSILDLLVDINKKLSLTIILITHEMHVIRKICHRVAVMENGQIVEEGPVLDVFRSPKEDMTKEFVKQVTEPEETEEAIAHLFKDDGIGHVLQLTFVGSDAKRSLITDVVRRFDISISILQGKISQTRDGSYGSLFVNVTGEKTVIEEAITYIKEQKVDVEVIHYV is encoded by the coding sequence ATGATTTCGTTACAAAAAATAGCTAAAACGTTTCAAACGAAAGACGGTGACGTAACCGCTGTTGACCACGTTGATTTAACTGTCGATGAAGGCGAAATTTTCGGAATTATCGGTTATAGCGGAGCTGGTAAAAGTACATTAATTCGTTTACTAAATATGCTTGAAACGCCTTCCTCAGGTGATATAACGGTAGCAGGTAAAAACATGACGACCCTTACTAAAAAAGAACTCCGAAAAGCTCGTCAAGAAATCGGTATGATTTTCCAACACTTTAATCTTCTTTGGTCACGTACTGTGGAAGAAAACATTGCGTTTCCATTGGAAATAAAAGGTGTTTCGAAAGGCGAGAAGAAAAAGCGCGTGCAAGAGCTCATTACGCTCGTTGGGCTTGAAGGGCGAGGGGGGTCCTATCCTGCTCAACTGAGTGGCGGACAAAAACAAAGAGTTGGAATAGCAAGAGCGTTAGCTACTAACCCAAAGGTCTTGCTATGTGATGAAGCGACCTCGGCTTTAGACCCAAAAACGACGGACTCTATTTTAGATCTGTTAGTAGACATTAATAAAAAATTAAGCTTAACGATCATACTTATTACGCATGAAATGCACGTTATCCGAAAAATTTGTCATCGCGTGGCCGTCATGGAAAACGGTCAAATTGTTGAAGAAGGACCGGTTCTTGATGTATTTAGGAGCCCGAAGGAAGACATGACAAAAGAATTTGTTAAGCAAGTGACGGAGCCTGAAGAAACAGAGGAAGCAATAGCACATCTGTTTAAAGATGACGGCATCGGACACGTCTTACAGCTTACATTTGTAGGAAGTGATGCTAAACGCTCGCTTATTACGGATGTCGTGAGGCGTTTTGATATCTCTATCAGCATTTTACAAGGGAAGATCTCACAGACGAGAGACGGATCGTACGGGTCATTGTTTGTGAATGTGACTGGCGAAAAGACTGTGATTGAAGAAGCGATCACCTACATTAAAGAGCAAAAAGTAGACGTGGAGGTGATCCACTATGTTTGA
- a CDS encoding methionine ABC transporter permease: MFENFYNEEEGLFPNVNWDNMWVATEETLYMTAIALIFTFIFGVLLGLLLFLTERGQIWQNKVINFITALFVNVFRSIPFIILIVLLIPFTRSLVGTMLGPSAALPALIIGAAPFYARMVQIGLREIDKGVVEASKAMGASNSQIVLKVLLPESMPAIVSGITVTAIALVSYTAMAGVIGAGGLGDLAFRDGFQRNNPDITFVATVIVLIIVFLLQMLGDYLTNKLDKR, encoded by the coding sequence ATGTTTGAGAATTTCTATAATGAAGAAGAAGGATTATTTCCAAACGTTAATTGGGATAATATGTGGGTAGCAACTGAAGAAACACTTTATATGACTGCTATAGCACTTATTTTTACATTTATATTTGGTGTGTTGTTAGGGTTATTATTGTTCTTGACTGAGAGAGGTCAAATTTGGCAAAACAAAGTGATTAACTTTATTACAGCATTATTTGTGAATGTCTTTCGATCAATTCCTTTTATCATCTTAATTGTACTCCTTATTCCATTTACAAGATCTTTAGTGGGGACAATGCTCGGCCCCTCTGCAGCTTTACCAGCACTCATTATTGGTGCGGCACCATTTTATGCAAGAATGGTGCAAATTGGCCTTCGAGAGATTGATAAAGGTGTTGTAGAAGCGTCGAAAGCGATGGGAGCAAGTAACAGCCAAATTGTCTTAAAAGTCTTGTTACCTGAATCAATGCCAGCGATTGTATCAGGAATTACAGTGACAGCGATTGCTCTCGTCAGTTATACAGCAATGGCTGGCGTGATCGGTGCTGGTGGATTAGGTGATTTAGCTTTTCGGGATGGTTTCCAACGAAACAACCCAGATATTACGTTTGTAGCCACAGTGATTGTTTTAATAATCGTCTTTTTACTTCAAATGTTAGGTGATTATTTAACAAATAAATTAGATAAGCGATAA